The following proteins are encoded in a genomic region of Sulfurimonas sp. HSL3-7:
- a CDS encoding HAD-IIB family hydrolase, with amino-acid sequence MLNKKPTKNILVFTDLDGTLLDHDSYSFKPASHMLDFLKHNNIPLIIVTSKTKSEVLQLQEALGITAPFIIENGAGIYLPKEEGHLIIPLGKRYDQTRRAFVKYAEEIPMYGFSDMQIDEIAERTSLSPDRAYLASRRDFSEPFVLDKDEDLQKLRKMAEKDGFDVVKGGRFYHLITKGQDKAAAIRKVIQHYENLYGTSVTSIALGDSENDLTMLQSVDVPILIPHPDGSYIPCDIPHLIKAPFPGPEGWNSALKGYLHVQ; translated from the coding sequence ATGTTAAATAAAAAGCCGACGAAGAATATCCTGGTATTTACCGACCTTGATGGAACACTGCTCGATCATGACAGCTACAGTTTTAAACCGGCTTCCCACATGCTTGATTTTCTCAAACACAACAATATCCCGCTTATTATCGTGACCAGTAAAACAAAAAGTGAGGTTCTGCAGCTGCAAGAAGCGCTCGGCATTACCGCCCCTTTTATTATCGAAAACGGTGCCGGTATCTATCTTCCTAAAGAGGAAGGGCATCTTATAATCCCTCTCGGCAAGCGCTATGACCAGACACGCCGCGCCTTTGTCAAGTATGCCGAAGAAATCCCCATGTACGGTTTTTCAGACATGCAGATCGACGAAATCGCTGAACGCACGTCACTCTCCCCGGATAGAGCCTATCTTGCCAGTCGCCGCGACTTCAGCGAACCCTTTGTCCTTGATAAGGATGAGGATCTTCAAAAACTCAGAAAGATGGCTGAAAAAGACGGCTTTGACGTCGTCAAAGGCGGCCGCTTCTATCACCTTATCACCAAAGGTCAGGACAAAGCCGCTGCTATCCGCAAAGTGATCCAACATTACGAAAATCTCTACGGCACAAGCGTTACGAGTATCGCTCTAGGCGACAGTGAAAATGACCTGACGATGCTGCAGAGTGTCGATGTTCCTATCTTGATACCGCATCCTGACGGCAGCTATATCCCCTGCGATATTCCGCACCTTATCAAAGCGCCTTTTCCCGGCCCAGAAGGGTGGAATTCGGCACTAAAAGGCTACCTACATGTCCAATAA
- a CDS encoding Na/Pi symporter: MQYLSLWIEAFAGLGLFLFGMLYLESQIKASAGRAFKHWVHKTTSTTFKSLLTGLSATALFQSSSIVSLMALSLVGAQLINLESAIAMIFGSNIGTTVTAWIVGLVGFKMDIKIIAYVMIGIGGLGGVMADSESPWKSHFGGMVGFGLIFLGLEGMKESFSTFAENFDISAYRLDNVYWYTLIGFTITAVIQSSSASIAIIQSALFAQLIGFEAAAAFVIGANIGTTATVILGSFGGTSDKKRTALAHLFFNFSTGIVALAALTPLVWLTLHIIPAADSVIQIALFHTIFNILGVTLWFPFIAPLSLWLHRFFIKEPHYVTRYIHNVPLDIPDVALDALRTEVMRLEKKVEEFALLAINIPPPKVLEENVSRKKLLDLYQENLGLTYGKLYDNIRRLEGEIFRYITQLSLKNAAAGFQEQIASLAEHTTHLASAAKAIKDMLYDIDRLYNAQSTQEQSFLRNLRYQVLSSVKAFEKARKNENHAMEEMEAVYRQIADSHKNNMTLINDIAANRAIASEMTTIAVNDLHLSKNFTKALRKILRLQNTRQAADDNSPALP; the protein is encoded by the coding sequence ATGCAGTATCTCTCGCTTTGGATCGAAGCTTTTGCCGGGCTCGGTCTTTTTCTGTTCGGTATGCTCTATCTTGAATCACAGATCAAAGCCTCCGCCGGACGGGCCTTCAAACATTGGGTTCACAAGACGACGAGCACCACCTTCAAAAGCCTGCTGACCGGTCTCTCTGCGACGGCTCTGTTTCAGAGCTCTTCAATTGTCTCTCTGATGGCGCTCTCCCTTGTCGGTGCGCAACTGATCAACCTCGAGAGTGCCATAGCAATGATCTTCGGCTCCAACATCGGTACGACCGTGACAGCCTGGATCGTCGGTCTTGTCGGCTTTAAGATGGACATCAAGATCATTGCCTACGTCATGATCGGTATCGGCGGTCTCGGCGGTGTCATGGCCGACAGCGAGAGCCCCTGGAAAAGCCATTTCGGCGGGATGGTCGGCTTCGGGCTCATCTTTCTCGGACTGGAAGGGATGAAAGAGAGTTTTTCCACCTTCGCAGAAAACTTTGACATCAGTGCCTACCGTCTTGACAATGTCTACTGGTATACCTTGATCGGTTTCACTATCACGGCGGTCATCCAGTCCAGCTCAGCTTCCATTGCGATCATTCAGAGTGCCCTATTCGCACAGCTGATCGGGTTCGAAGCGGCGGCAGCCTTTGTGATCGGCGCCAATATAGGGACCACCGCGACCGTAATACTGGGATCATTCGGGGGGACATCCGATAAAAAACGGACGGCACTGGCCCATCTCTTTTTCAACTTCTCGACAGGGATTGTCGCACTGGCCGCACTGACGCCGCTGGTCTGGCTGACCCTGCATATCATTCCGGCCGCTGATTCTGTGATCCAGATCGCACTGTTCCATACCATCTTCAATATTCTCGGTGTCACACTCTGGTTTCCCTTTATTGCACCGCTTTCGCTTTGGCTGCACCGTTTTTTCATAAAAGAGCCGCACTACGTCACCAGATACATTCACAATGTGCCGCTTGACATCCCCGATGTCGCACTTGACGCCTTGCGTACAGAAGTGATGCGCCTTGAAAAAAAAGTCGAAGAGTTCGCACTTCTGGCGATCAACATCCCACCGCCGAAAGTCCTGGAAGAGAATGTTTCACGGAAAAAACTTCTGGACCTCTACCAGGAAAATCTCGGTCTTACATACGGCAAGCTTTATGACAATATCCGCCGTCTGGAAGGCGAGATCTTTCGTTACATCACACAGCTTTCGCTCAAAAACGCTGCCGCAGGTTTTCAGGAGCAGATCGCATCGCTTGCCGAGCATACGACGCATCTAGCCTCTGCCGCCAAGGCGATCAAAGACATGCTCTACGACATCGACAGGCTCTACAATGCTCAGAGCACTCAGGAACAGAGTTTTTTACGCAACCTGCGCTACCAGGTCCTCAGCAGTGTAAAGGCCTTCGAAAAGGCGAGGAAAAACGAAAACCATGCCATGGAGGAGATGGAGGCCGTCTACAGACAGATCGCTGATTCACACAAGAACAATATGACGCTCATCAACGATATCGCCGCCAACCGCGCCATCGCTTCAGAGATGACGACCATCGCCGTCAACGATCTGCATCTCAGTAAGAACTTCACCAAAGCACTGCGCAAAATACTGCGCCTGCAAAACACCCGACAGGCTGCAGACGACAATAGTCCTGCATTACCATAA
- the pyrH gene encoding UMP kinase, which translates to MGSKRVLVKFSGEALAGENGHGIDTQILKYIANEIKSLVDGGIEVGIVIGGGNIIRGVSAAKDGIIRRTSGDYMGMLATVINAVAMQEACEHAGMKVRVQTAIKMEQIAEPYIQRRAVRHLEKGRVVIFAAGTGNPFFTTDTAATLRAVEIGAEVIIKATKVDGVYDKDPNKYDDAVKLDTISYDEALSEHIKVMDDTSIALAKDNALPIIVCDMFKAGNLLEIINGNHTNCSIVK; encoded by the coding sequence ATGGGTTCTAAGCGTGTTTTAGTGAAGTTCTCCGGTGAAGCTTTAGCAGGCGAGAATGGTCACGGTATTGATACTCAGATCCTGAAATATATCGCAAATGAGATTAAATCCCTTGTTGACGGCGGCATTGAAGTAGGTATTGTCATCGGCGGCGGGAATATTATTCGTGGTGTTAGCGCTGCCAAAGACGGGATCATCCGCCGTACCTCAGGTGATTATATGGGGATGCTCGCGACGGTCATCAATGCCGTTGCGATGCAGGAGGCGTGTGAACATGCCGGTATGAAGGTACGTGTACAGACTGCTATCAAAATGGAGCAGATCGCAGAGCCGTATATTCAGCGCCGGGCGGTGCGTCACCTTGAAAAAGGGCGTGTCGTGATCTTTGCAGCCGGAACAGGTAACCCATTTTTTACAACGGATACGGCTGCGACGCTTCGTGCCGTTGAGATCGGTGCCGAAGTGATCATCAAAGCGACCAAAGTTGACGGTGTCTACGATAAAGATCCAAACAAATATGACGATGCGGTAAAACTCGACACGATCAGTTATGATGAAGCTTTGAGTGAGCATATCAAAGTAATGGATGACACCTCGATCGCACTGGCAAAAGACAATGCTTTACCGATCATTGTCTGTGACATGTTTAAAGCAGGTAATCTTTTAGAGATTATCAACGGCAATCATACAAATTGTTCAATAGTAAAATAA
- a CDS encoding DNA-directed RNA polymerase subunit omega, with amino-acid sequence MRTEELTAKALQTANIDPYQLAIAVAKRSEQLLNGAKSKLNVDLKTMKAADLALMEISEGVVSIKGFVDND; translated from the coding sequence ATGAGAACAGAAGAATTGACAGCAAAAGCACTTCAAACGGCTAATATCGACCCATACCAACTTGCAATCGCGGTTGCAAAACGTTCAGAACAACTGCTAAACGGTGCGAAAAGCAAACTTAATGTAGACCTTAAAACAATGAAGGCAGCTGACCTTGCTCTTATGGAGATCTCCGAAGGTGTTGTCTCTATCAAAGGTTTTGTCGACAACGACTGA